From a region of the Oscarella lobularis chromosome 7, ooOscLobu1.1, whole genome shotgun sequence genome:
- the LOC136188982 gene encoding tetraspanin-4-like, translated as MAISGDCGKCVKWLLFTFNLLFFLIALTVLALGIWLYVDYGPFLNDIGGQKWISAPALIITAGAFMAIVTLAGWWGAVRESKIVLAIFMALLLVTFFLYVSAGVFSALKANDVDRTLSDLLHDSLSEYGASTPVRKAWNFIQEKFECCGVNSSADWFNTSWANNVKKVPDSCCNVAITGCGLLPSGHFDRGCYVALKDAINNNVVPVGIWIVTVAVVQIIGIVFAWYLYNRIDRVEIIQRAH; from the coding sequence ATGGCCATAAGCGGAGATTGCGGAAAGTGCGTCAAGTGGCTGCTTTTTACCTTCAATTTACTCTTTTTTCTGATTGCTCTGACGGTCCTGGCTCTCGGCATCTGGCTCTACGTCGACTACGGGCCATTTCTCAACGACATAGGCGGACAGAAGTGGATATCCGCCCCTGCTCTAATTATAACCGCCGGAGCGTTTATGGCGATCGTGACGTTGGCCGGATGGTGGGGAGCCGTGCGCGAGAGCAAAATCGTTCTCGCCATCTTCATGGCTCTTCTCCTTGTCACCTTCTTTCTCTACGTCAGCGCTGGCGTTTTTTCCGCGCTgaaagcgaacgacgtcgatagAACGTTAAGCGACTTGCTCCACGATTCGTTGTCGGAGTACGGCGCGTCGACTCCGGTTCGCAAAGCGTGGAATTTCATTCAGGAGAAATTCGAGTGCTGTGGCGTGAATTCTTCAGCCGATTGGTTCAATACGTCGTGGGCAAATAATGTGAAAAAAGTGCCGGATAGTTGTTGCAATGTTGCGATCACCGGTTGCGGTCTCCTTCCGTCTGGTCACTTTGATCGAGGATGCTATGTCGCTCTGAAAGACGCCATCAATAATAACGTCGTTCCCGTTGGAATCTGGATTGTTACCGTGGCAGTGGTGCAAATAATAGGCATCGTTTTCGCCTGGTATCTTTACAATCGaatcgatcgcgtcgaaatcatTCAGCGCGCTCAttag
- the LOC136188984 gene encoding transmembrane emp24 domain-containing protein 10-like, whose protein sequence is MKWSRVLLLMSLAVSVYGITFRLPVGVKKCLRDEVHKDVLVVGHYRLSDAPMQKTDIKVLDTNNHILHSREDAHGTGKFAFTTDDYDMFEVCFESRIAGGGGGRATEMEREISLDLKHGAEAKDYAKLAQVEKLKPLEVELRRLEDMSESVVRNFAYMRSREEEMRDTNESTSRRVLYLTVFSIGCLVCLALWQVLYLRSYFKAKKLIE, encoded by the exons ATGAAGTGGTCGCGCGTTCTCTTGCTAATGTCTCTAGCCGTTTCGGTGTACGGAATCACCTTTCGGCTGCCCGTCGGCGTGAAAAAATGCCTACGCGACGAAGTCCACAAGGACGTCCTTGTTGTCGGACACTATCGGCTCTCCGACGCGCCAATGCAAAAGACCGACATAAAA GTTTTGGACACAAACAATCACATCCTACATTCTCGCGAAGACGCTCACGGCACCGGAAAATTTGCCTTCACAACCGACGACTACGACATGTTTGAAGTTTGTTTTGAGAGCAGAATAGCCG gtggtggtggtggaaGGGCTACTGAGATGGAAAGAGAGATTTCTTTAGATCTGAAACATGGAGCTGAGGCAAAGGATTATGCTAAG tTGGCTCAAGTCGAGAAGCTAAAGCCGCTTGAAGTTGAACTTCGACGATTGGAAGACATGTCGGAGTCGGTTGTGAGAAACTTTGCCTATATGAGAagcagagaagaagaaatgaggGACACAAACG AATCAACTAGTAGAAGAGTCCTTTATCTGACCGTTTTCTCCATCGGCTGTCTCGTATGCCTAGCTCTATGGCAGGTTCTCTACCTTAGAAGCTATTTCAAGGCGAAGAAACTGATAGAATAG
- the LOC136188981 gene encoding uncharacterized protein isoform X1, translated as MGPLRPDDLAVFTRSLFLLQPAPEEKVYDTLAEGSIVEEKSRRSERADSSSKIRPPSPRDDSVSDDGTDSEELDESLVERTMLWSINEKSRNVQTPAAVSTTTTTITEMGSSSSSDDEVKEILLGCAAAAASASSSTTAVARVAASGATCWLASAPLQGRKLKKALRLSRHGGIVDSPRKKRKSSAVRPFLNFEKMRQSKQTSGFRKVQAGESGTEKKVYSFKVSRSPLVKVASARECSAIDPSSFSFRAIANTSVPSSAMDTSVVVPPHCATFFSIWEALDDV; from the exons ATGGGACCACTTCGACCCGACGATCTCGCCGTGTTTACGcgatcgctttttcttttgcagccGGCCCCCGAGGAAAAAGTCTACGACACCCTAGCCGAAGGGTCGATCGTCGAGGAAAAATCTCGACGCAGCGAACGCGCAG ATTCCAGTTCCAAGATCCGTCCGCCTTCGCCTCGCGACGACAGCGTTTCGGACGACGGCACGGATAGCGAAGAGCTCGACGAGagtctcgtcgaacgaacaATGCTCTGGTCGATCAACGAGAAGAGCCGAAACGTGCAAACCCCTGCGGCCGTCTccacaacaacaacaacaataaCAGAAAtgggatcgtcgtcgtcgagcgacgacgaagtaaAGGAGATTTTACTTGGTtgtgcggcggcggcggcgtcggcgtcgtcttcgacgacggcagtcGCGCGAGTTGCCGCAAGTGGCGCGACGTGTTGGCTTGCCAGCGCGCCGCTTCAAGGACGCAAATTGAAGAAGGCGTTGCGACTGTCGCGCCACGGCGGCATCGTTGACAGTCCGCGTAAGAAACGCAAAAGTTCGGCGGTGAGaccgtttttgaatttcgagAAGATGCGCCAGTCGAAGCAGACG TCCGGATTCAGGAAGGTTCAAGCCGGGGAGAGTGGCACCGAAAAGAAAGTCTACAGTTTCAAG GTATCAAGGTCTCCTCTCGTCAAAGTGGCGTCCGCGAGAGAGTGCAGCGCAATCGATCCTTCATCGTTTTCCTTTCGCGCTATAGCCAATACAAGCGTGCCGTCATCGGCGATGGACacgtccgtcgtcgttccacCTCATTGC GctactttcttttcgatttgGGAGGCGCTGGACGATGTTTAA
- the LOC136188981 gene encoding uncharacterized protein isoform X2: MFRLFRKRMGSGINVKPAPEEKVYDTLAEGSIVEEKSRRSERADSSSKIRPPSPRDDSVSDDGTDSEELDESLVERTMLWSINEKSRNVQTPAAVSTTTTTITEMGSSSSSDDEVKEILLGCAAAAASASSSTTAVARVAASGATCWLASAPLQGRKLKKALRLSRHGGIVDSPRKKRKSSAVRPFLNFEKMRQSKQTSGFRKVQAGESGTEKKVYSFKVSRSPLVKVASARECSAIDPSSFSFRAIANTSVPSSAMDTSVVVPPHCATFFSIWEALDDV; this comes from the exons ATGTTTCGGCTCTTTCGCAAGCGCATGGGCTCGGGAATCAACGTGAAA ccGGCCCCCGAGGAAAAAGTCTACGACACCCTAGCCGAAGGGTCGATCGTCGAGGAAAAATCTCGACGCAGCGAACGCGCAG ATTCCAGTTCCAAGATCCGTCCGCCTTCGCCTCGCGACGACAGCGTTTCGGACGACGGCACGGATAGCGAAGAGCTCGACGAGagtctcgtcgaacgaacaATGCTCTGGTCGATCAACGAGAAGAGCCGAAACGTGCAAACCCCTGCGGCCGTCTccacaacaacaacaacaataaCAGAAAtgggatcgtcgtcgtcgagcgacgacgaagtaaAGGAGATTTTACTTGGTtgtgcggcggcggcggcgtcggcgtcgtcttcgacgacggcagtcGCGCGAGTTGCCGCAAGTGGCGCGACGTGTTGGCTTGCCAGCGCGCCGCTTCAAGGACGCAAATTGAAGAAGGCGTTGCGACTGTCGCGCCACGGCGGCATCGTTGACAGTCCGCGTAAGAAACGCAAAAGTTCGGCGGTGAGaccgtttttgaatttcgagAAGATGCGCCAGTCGAAGCAGACG TCCGGATTCAGGAAGGTTCAAGCCGGGGAGAGTGGCACCGAAAAGAAAGTCTACAGTTTCAAG GTATCAAGGTCTCCTCTCGTCAAAGTGGCGTCCGCGAGAGAGTGCAGCGCAATCGATCCTTCATCGTTTTCCTTTCGCGCTATAGCCAATACAAGCGTGCCGTCATCGGCGATGGACacgtccgtcgtcgttccacCTCATTGC GctactttcttttcgatttgGGAGGCGCTGGACGATGTTTAA
- the LOC136188974 gene encoding serine/threonine-protein kinase Nek9-like isoform X1 — MSDDDEQYFPVRVLNRGTFGKAVLCRRAQDDTLIVWKEIDLSRADANQLRRARQETDIIALLRHPNVIDVYNDYVDGNRLLIETEFCEGDHLGQRICAQREPFDEEHVRWMFFQLASAVKYIHDHGTIHRDIRPSNVFFTKNDVCKLGDLGLERIMHDGKDMTLLDVESSCYMAPEVHLGRPYGEKADVWSCGCLLYEMCALDAPFKATNPAEVSVLVVESEVAEISQTQQYSDDLRSLLKQLLLKEPNQRPDSIQLLASSFLQTAGVVMEQKLARSSSSSSSSSSTPPRRSSSVLSSVIADLTSEVYCWGGEWKEPHKVDVFSEDRAPCRVSAGHCHFAVVTVNKQLYTWACGQIDVVGQLGHGDRESYDSPKRVDALLDVTLQHSVCGRDFTMSLSDDGRLFSCGSDGWGCLGDGDDVVATQEETTTVETFVLSPLRVAFFGDLRRVNSVACGDAHVVVLTDSKEVYSWGCGKHGRLGLGSQDNVSTPTKVPVPGRSSVVLVSCGARGTMLLTGNGRVLACGDNELNQLGLNVSFNVKTSNQYRKTQLVSFKWSLSPVKALNRYHIMSVACGSDHSAVINDAGCLILFGSNEYGQLGVGDFRRRQSPVLVKGKLLRKRIAKVACGDGFTVASAADNVLYSWGRNDANQLGLSSQVTSSSSVSLPVPITSPFRSVRVVDLACRHWHTIIIAGSGENEMTTSEETAGASRLTRQTNGHNLRTLDVALSEPAARERSAPARAIREHRRFCHRKTMSSPQVVYESEVEQLVNVNAVSPAGPHLVRSSSSEILNRLGEMSQRRPIRDDKDKPALLRTRPGRSRNSENSDDEVSSIARRNDGDSAKSKRPRTYSVSVREHNYLIEEIQSLAEQIQEDLQEGKKTPSPSPSPHRRGATDCEEKSAIEELREENERLRSALEKQGEQIRQLREENGKLIFVETRVWKLVENWLSDCRDAVESRANSSASAAVSNANADRHRDVSDVSSV, encoded by the exons atgtccgacgacgacgagcaataCTTTCCCGTACGAGTTCTCAATCGCGGAACGTTCGGCAAGGCCGTGCTGTGTCGTCGAGCCCAA GACGACACGTTAATAGTgtggaaagaaattgatcTGAGCCGAGCCGACGCGAATCAACTGAGACGTGCGCGTCAAGAGACGGACATTATCGCCTTACTTCGACATCCTAATGTCATCGACGTCTATAACGactacgtcgacggcaatcgTTTGCTGATCGAAACGGAGTTTTGCgaag GTGACCATCTTGGACAAAGGATATGCGCTCAAAGGGAACcgttcgacgaagag CACGTTCGATGGATGTTCTTTCAGTTGGCTTCGGCTGTGAAATATATTCATGATCACGGCACAATTCATCG GGATATCAGACCGAgcaacgttttcttcactAAGAACGATGTCTGCAAACTCGGTGATTTGGGCTTGGAGAGAATAATGCATGACGGGAAAGACATGACGTTATTg GATGTTGAAAGTTCGTGCTATATGGCTCCTGAAGTCCACCTTGGCCGACC GTATGGAGAAAAAGCGGATGTATGGTCGTGTGGCTGCCTTCTTTATGAAATGTGCGCGCTCGATGCACCATTCAAAGCAACA AATCCGGCAGAAGTCtccgttctcgtcgttgaATCTGAAGTGGCAGAAATAAGTCAAACG CAGCAATACTCAGATGaccttcgttctcttctcaAGCAGCTCCTACTGAAG GAACCCAATCAGCGACCTGACTCCATTCAACTTCTCGCCTCGTCGTTTTTACAGACAGCCGGAGTCGTTATGGAACAGAAACTGgcacgttcgtcgtcgtcgtcgtcgtcgtctagcTCGACTCCACCCAGAAGATCATCTTCGGTTTTATCATCCGTCATTGCTGACTTAACGAGCGAG GTTTATTGCTGGGGCGGCGAATGGAAAGAACCGCACAAAGTGGACGTCTTTAGCGAAGACAGAGCACCCTGTCGA GTTTCAGCCGGTCATTGTCATTTCGCTGTCGTCACCGTCAATAAGCAACTCTACACTTGGGCG TGTGGACAGATAGATGTGGTTGGTCAACTGGGACATGGCGATCGAGAATCGTATGACAGTCCCAAGCGAGTAGACGCTCTTCTAGACGTTACACTTCAACATAGCGTGTGTGGACGCGATTTTACTATGAGTCTATCAG ACGATGGGCGTTTGTTTTCGTGCGGTTCCGACGGCTGGGGATGTCTGggcgatggcgacgacgtcgtcgcgacccaagaggagacgacgactgTCGAAACGTTCGTCTTGTCGCCTCttcgcgtcgcgtttttcgGCGATCTTCGCCGCGTCAATTCGGTCGCATGCGGAGATGCTCACGTGGTCGTGCTAACTG ACTCGAAGGAAGTTTATTCTTGGGGGTGTGGCAAACACG GTCGTCTTGGCCTAGGATCGCAGGACAACGTTTCCACGCCCACTAAG GTGCCTGTTCCTGGTCGGAGTTCCGTCGTTTTGGTGTCGTGCGGCGCTCGGGGAACGATGCTTCTCACTGGCAACGGACGCGTTCTAGCCTGCGGAGACAACGAACTGAATCAGCTCGGACTGAACGTATCATTCAATGTAAAGACCAGCAATCAATATCGCAag ACTCAGCTAGTCAGCTTCAAATGGTCTCTTTCTCCGGTCAAAGCACTCAACCGATATCACATAATGTCAGTAGCGTGTGGCTCCGATCACTCGGCCGTCATTAATG aTGCCGGTTGTCTAATACTCTTTGGTTCAAACGAGTACGGCCAACTCGGCGTAGGCgactttcgacgtcgacaatccCCCGTCTTAGTCAAAGGAAAACTACTCAGAAAGCGAATCGCCAAAGTCGCCTGTGGCGACGGCTTCACGGTGGCAAGCGCAGCGGACAACGTACTCTATTCGTGGggtcgaaacgacgccaatCAATTGGGTCTAAGCAGTCAGgttacgtcgtcgtcgtccgtgtCTCTTCCCGTGCCGATTACGAGCCCTTTTCGTTCGGTCCGAGTCGTCGACCTGGCGTGCCGTCATTGGCACACGATTATCATTGCTG GGTCCGGTGAAAATGAGATGACCACGAGCGAAG AAACAGCTGGCGCCTCTCGCCTGACCAGACAAACGAACGGTCACAATTTGCGAACGCTAGACGTAGCCTTGTCCGAGCCTGCTGCAAGA GAACGTAGTGCACCAGCAAGGGCGATTCGAGAACAT AGACGTTTTTGCCATCGAAAAACGATGAGTTCTCCTCAAGTCGTCTACGAATCAGAGGTGGAGCAGCTCGTCAATGTGAACGCCGTTTCGCCGGCGGGGCCGCATCTCGTGCGTTCGAGCTCGTCTGAGATACTGAATCGACTCGGTGAAATGAGTCAACGACGTCCGATTCGAGACGACAAAGACAAGCCGGCTCTGCTGCGAACTCGACCGGGCCGAAGCCGGAATAGCGAGaactccgacgacgaagtttcgtcgattgcgagacgaaacgacggcgattcggCGAAGTCGAAACGGCCGCGGACCTACTCCGTATCCGTTCGCGAGcacaattatttaattgaggaaATTCAATCGCTAGCAGAACAGATTCAAGAGGATTTGcaagaaggaaagaagacgccgtcgccgtcgccgtcacctcATAGGCGAG GTGCCACTGATTGTGAAGAGAAGAGTGCAATAGAAGAGCTTCGAGAGGAAAATGAAAGG CTGCGAAGTGCGCTGGAGAAACAAGGGGAACAGATAAGACAACTTCGAGAAGAG AACGGGAAACtgattttcgtcgaaacgcgaGTATGGAAACTCGTCGAAAATTGGCTTTCGGATTGTCGGGACGCTGTCGAAAGTCGAGCGAATTCGTCGGCGAGTGCCGCCGTCTCCAATGCAAACGCTGACCGTCATCGCGACGTAAGTGACGTCTCTAGCGTATAA
- the LOC136188974 gene encoding serine/threonine-protein kinase Nek9-like isoform X2, which translates to MSDDDEQYFPVRVLNRGTFGKAVLCRRAQDDTLIVWKEIDLSRADANQLRRARQETDIIALLRHPNVIDVYNDYVDGNRLLIETEFCEGDHLGQRICAQREPFDEEHVRWMFFQLASAVKYIHDHGTIHRDIRPSNVFFTKNDVCKLGDLGLERIMHDGKDMTLLDVESSCYMAPEVHLGRPYGEKADVWSCGCLLYEMCALDAPFKATNPAEVSVLVVESEVAEISQTQYSDDLRSLLKQLLLKEPNQRPDSIQLLASSFLQTAGVVMEQKLARSSSSSSSSSSTPPRRSSSVLSSVIADLTSEVYCWGGEWKEPHKVDVFSEDRAPCRVSAGHCHFAVVTVNKQLYTWACGQIDVVGQLGHGDRESYDSPKRVDALLDVTLQHSVCGRDFTMSLSDDGRLFSCGSDGWGCLGDGDDVVATQEETTTVETFVLSPLRVAFFGDLRRVNSVACGDAHVVVLTDSKEVYSWGCGKHGRLGLGSQDNVSTPTKVPVPGRSSVVLVSCGARGTMLLTGNGRVLACGDNELNQLGLNVSFNVKTSNQYRKTQLVSFKWSLSPVKALNRYHIMSVACGSDHSAVINDAGCLILFGSNEYGQLGVGDFRRRQSPVLVKGKLLRKRIAKVACGDGFTVASAADNVLYSWGRNDANQLGLSSQVTSSSSVSLPVPITSPFRSVRVVDLACRHWHTIIIAGSGENEMTTSEETAGASRLTRQTNGHNLRTLDVALSEPAARERSAPARAIREHRRFCHRKTMSSPQVVYESEVEQLVNVNAVSPAGPHLVRSSSSEILNRLGEMSQRRPIRDDKDKPALLRTRPGRSRNSENSDDEVSSIARRNDGDSAKSKRPRTYSVSVREHNYLIEEIQSLAEQIQEDLQEGKKTPSPSPSPHRRGATDCEEKSAIEELREENERLRSALEKQGEQIRQLREENGKLIFVETRVWKLVENWLSDCRDAVESRANSSASAAVSNANADRHRDVSDVSSV; encoded by the exons atgtccgacgacgacgagcaataCTTTCCCGTACGAGTTCTCAATCGCGGAACGTTCGGCAAGGCCGTGCTGTGTCGTCGAGCCCAA GACGACACGTTAATAGTgtggaaagaaattgatcTGAGCCGAGCCGACGCGAATCAACTGAGACGTGCGCGTCAAGAGACGGACATTATCGCCTTACTTCGACATCCTAATGTCATCGACGTCTATAACGactacgtcgacggcaatcgTTTGCTGATCGAAACGGAGTTTTGCgaag GTGACCATCTTGGACAAAGGATATGCGCTCAAAGGGAACcgttcgacgaagag CACGTTCGATGGATGTTCTTTCAGTTGGCTTCGGCTGTGAAATATATTCATGATCACGGCACAATTCATCG GGATATCAGACCGAgcaacgttttcttcactAAGAACGATGTCTGCAAACTCGGTGATTTGGGCTTGGAGAGAATAATGCATGACGGGAAAGACATGACGTTATTg GATGTTGAAAGTTCGTGCTATATGGCTCCTGAAGTCCACCTTGGCCGACC GTATGGAGAAAAAGCGGATGTATGGTCGTGTGGCTGCCTTCTTTATGAAATGTGCGCGCTCGATGCACCATTCAAAGCAACA AATCCGGCAGAAGTCtccgttctcgtcgttgaATCTGAAGTGGCAGAAATAAGTCAAACG CAATACTCAGATGaccttcgttctcttctcaAGCAGCTCCTACTGAAG GAACCCAATCAGCGACCTGACTCCATTCAACTTCTCGCCTCGTCGTTTTTACAGACAGCCGGAGTCGTTATGGAACAGAAACTGgcacgttcgtcgtcgtcgtcgtcgtcgtctagcTCGACTCCACCCAGAAGATCATCTTCGGTTTTATCATCCGTCATTGCTGACTTAACGAGCGAG GTTTATTGCTGGGGCGGCGAATGGAAAGAACCGCACAAAGTGGACGTCTTTAGCGAAGACAGAGCACCCTGTCGA GTTTCAGCCGGTCATTGTCATTTCGCTGTCGTCACCGTCAATAAGCAACTCTACACTTGGGCG TGTGGACAGATAGATGTGGTTGGTCAACTGGGACATGGCGATCGAGAATCGTATGACAGTCCCAAGCGAGTAGACGCTCTTCTAGACGTTACACTTCAACATAGCGTGTGTGGACGCGATTTTACTATGAGTCTATCAG ACGATGGGCGTTTGTTTTCGTGCGGTTCCGACGGCTGGGGATGTCTGggcgatggcgacgacgtcgtcgcgacccaagaggagacgacgactgTCGAAACGTTCGTCTTGTCGCCTCttcgcgtcgcgtttttcgGCGATCTTCGCCGCGTCAATTCGGTCGCATGCGGAGATGCTCACGTGGTCGTGCTAACTG ACTCGAAGGAAGTTTATTCTTGGGGGTGTGGCAAACACG GTCGTCTTGGCCTAGGATCGCAGGACAACGTTTCCACGCCCACTAAG GTGCCTGTTCCTGGTCGGAGTTCCGTCGTTTTGGTGTCGTGCGGCGCTCGGGGAACGATGCTTCTCACTGGCAACGGACGCGTTCTAGCCTGCGGAGACAACGAACTGAATCAGCTCGGACTGAACGTATCATTCAATGTAAAGACCAGCAATCAATATCGCAag ACTCAGCTAGTCAGCTTCAAATGGTCTCTTTCTCCGGTCAAAGCACTCAACCGATATCACATAATGTCAGTAGCGTGTGGCTCCGATCACTCGGCCGTCATTAATG aTGCCGGTTGTCTAATACTCTTTGGTTCAAACGAGTACGGCCAACTCGGCGTAGGCgactttcgacgtcgacaatccCCCGTCTTAGTCAAAGGAAAACTACTCAGAAAGCGAATCGCCAAAGTCGCCTGTGGCGACGGCTTCACGGTGGCAAGCGCAGCGGACAACGTACTCTATTCGTGGggtcgaaacgacgccaatCAATTGGGTCTAAGCAGTCAGgttacgtcgtcgtcgtccgtgtCTCTTCCCGTGCCGATTACGAGCCCTTTTCGTTCGGTCCGAGTCGTCGACCTGGCGTGCCGTCATTGGCACACGATTATCATTGCTG GGTCCGGTGAAAATGAGATGACCACGAGCGAAG AAACAGCTGGCGCCTCTCGCCTGACCAGACAAACGAACGGTCACAATTTGCGAACGCTAGACGTAGCCTTGTCCGAGCCTGCTGCAAGA GAACGTAGTGCACCAGCAAGGGCGATTCGAGAACAT AGACGTTTTTGCCATCGAAAAACGATGAGTTCTCCTCAAGTCGTCTACGAATCAGAGGTGGAGCAGCTCGTCAATGTGAACGCCGTTTCGCCGGCGGGGCCGCATCTCGTGCGTTCGAGCTCGTCTGAGATACTGAATCGACTCGGTGAAATGAGTCAACGACGTCCGATTCGAGACGACAAAGACAAGCCGGCTCTGCTGCGAACTCGACCGGGCCGAAGCCGGAATAGCGAGaactccgacgacgaagtttcgtcgattgcgagacgaaacgacggcgattcggCGAAGTCGAAACGGCCGCGGACCTACTCCGTATCCGTTCGCGAGcacaattatttaattgaggaaATTCAATCGCTAGCAGAACAGATTCAAGAGGATTTGcaagaaggaaagaagacgccgtcgccgtcgccgtcacctcATAGGCGAG GTGCCACTGATTGTGAAGAGAAGAGTGCAATAGAAGAGCTTCGAGAGGAAAATGAAAGG CTGCGAAGTGCGCTGGAGAAACAAGGGGAACAGATAAGACAACTTCGAGAAGAG AACGGGAAACtgattttcgtcgaaacgcgaGTATGGAAACTCGTCGAAAATTGGCTTTCGGATTGTCGGGACGCTGTCGAAAGTCGAGCGAATTCGTCGGCGAGTGCCGCCGTCTCCAATGCAAACGCTGACCGTCATCGCGACGTAAGTGACGTCTCTAGCGTATAA
- the LOC136189016 gene encoding leukocyte surface antigen CD53-like has translation MTEEGDDCFESRAFDVASCCVASLFLFNVFFFLSALTIVALGIWLYVDYGSFLYDIGGQKWTTAPALIITAGACMAIAAFIVIIVFFTGCSCDAVRDGRKRLLAVIFIVLPFIGFILYASAGLFSSARANDETLSDSLYDSLSDYNTSTSIHKTWNFIQEKFECCGVNSSADWLNRVPDSCCNSSQDFTGCGLLPYGYFDRGCYVPLKDVIVANFVPVGIWVVVMAVLQIVGIAFACYLFRPKCWFSSQLIDCAQVANILRVRARNFKPSAKETAV, from the coding sequence ATGACCGAAGAGGGCGATGACTGCTTCGAGTCTCGTGCCTTCGACGTGGCGTCGTGCtgcgtcgcgtcgctttttctcttcaacgtcttcttttttctgagCGCTCTGACGATCGTGGCCCTTGGCATCTGGCTCTACGTCGACTACGGGTCATTTCTTTACGATATAGGAGGACAAAAGTGGACTACCGCTCCTGCTCTAATTATCACGGCCGGCGCGTGTATGGCAATCGCGGCGTTTATAGTTATCATCGTGTTTTTTACGGGATGCTCATGTGACGCAGTGCGCGACGGCAGGAAGCGACTTCTCGccgtcatcttcatcgttCTCCCCTTCATTGGATTTATTCTCTACGCGAGTGCTGGCCTTTTTTCCTCCGCTAGagcaaacgacgaaacgttgaGCGACTCGCTCTATGATTCGTTGTCAGACTACAACACATCCACGTCGATTCATAAAACGTGGAATTTTATTCAGGAGAAATTCGAGTGCTGTGGCGTGAATTCTTCGGCGGATTGGTTGAACAGAGTGCCTGATAGTTGCTGCAACTCTTCTCAGGATTTCACTGGCTGTGGTCTCCTCCCCTATGGCTACTTTGATCGAGGATGCTATGTCCCTCTgaaagacgtcatcgttgccAACTTTGTTCCTGTTGGAATCTGGGTCGTTGTCATGGCAGTGCTGCAAATAGTAGGCATCGCTTTTGCCTGCTATCTCTTCAGACCAAAATGTTGGTTTTCGAGCCAATTGATAGACTGCGCTCAAGTTGCAAACATTTTGCGCGTTCGCGCTAGAAATTTCAAGCCGTCGGCGAAAGAAACGgcggtttaa